One Saimiri boliviensis isolate mSaiBol1 chromosome 17, mSaiBol1.pri, whole genome shotgun sequence genomic window carries:
- the RFNG gene encoding beta-1,3-N-acetylglucosaminyltransferase radical fringe has protein sequence MSRARGASCRACLALAAALAALLLLPLPLPRPPAPGPRAPPPASASAAPSLGPDDVFIAVKTTRKNHGPRLRLLLHTWISRARRQTFIFTDGDDPELQLQGGGRVINTNCSAVRTRQALCCKMSVEYDKFIESGRKWFCHVDDDNYVNPKSLLHLLSSFSPSQDVYLGRPSLDHPIEAMERVQGGRTVTTVKFWFATGGAGFCLSRGLALKMSPWASLGSFMSTAEQVRLPDDCTVGYIVEGLLGARLLHSPLFHSHLENLQRLPPDTLLQQVTLSYGGPENPHNVVNVARGFSLQQDPTRFKSIHCLLYPDTDWCPRQKQGAPTSQ, from the exons ATGAGCCGCGCGCGCGGGGCGTCGTGCCGGGCCTGCCTCGCGCTGGCCGCGGCCCTGGCcgcactgctgctgctgccgctgccgctGCCCCGCCCGCCGGCCCCGGGCCCGCGCGCGCCCCCGCCCGCGTCCGCGTCCGCCGCCCCCAGCCTGGGGCCCGACGACGTCTTCATCGCCGTCAAGACCACGCGGAAGAACCACGGGCCGCGCCTGCGGCTGCTGCTGCACACCTGGATCTCCCGGGCCCGCCGGCAG ACGTTCATCTTCACCGACGGGGACGACCCTGAGCTCCAGCTCCAGGGCG GCGGCCGTGTCATCAACACCAATTGCTCCGCTGTTCGCACCCGCCAGGCCCTCTGCTGCAAAATGTCCGTGGAGTACGACAAGTTCATCGAGTCAGGTCGCAA GTGGTTCTGCCATGTCGACGATGACAATTACGTGAACCCTAAGAGCCTCCTGCACCTGCTTTCCAGCTTCTCACCCAGCCAGGATGTCTACCTGGGGCGGCCCAGCCTGGACCACCCCATCGAGGCCATGGAGAGGGTCCAGGGTGGCAGAACT GTGACCACGGTCAAGTTCTGGTTTGCTACTGGTGGGGCCGGGTTCTGTCTCAGCAGAGGCCTCGCCCTCAAGATGAGTCCATGGGCCAG CCTCGGCAGCTTCATGAGCACGGCCGAGCAGGTGCGGCTGCCGGATGACTGCACAGTGGGCTACATCGTGGAGGGGCTCCTGGGCGCCCGCCTGCTGCACAGCCCCCTCTTTCACTCCCACCTGGAGAACCTGCAGAGGCTGCCCCCGGACACCCTGCTCCAGCAG GTGACCTTGAGCTATGGTGGTCCTGAGAACCCACATAACGTGGTGAATGTGGCCAGAGGCTTCAGCCTGCAGCAGGACCCCACACG GTTTAAGTCTATCCACTGCCTTCTCTACCCAGACACGGATTGGTGTCCCAGGCAGAAGCAGGGCGCCCCAACCTCTCAGTGA